The Euzebyales bacterium genome contains the following window.
GTTCGGTGACGTCACTGCCAAGTGGTGCCGGCGACGACGAAGGCTCCGGCCTACCCGACGGGGCCGTGCAGCTGCGCAACGATGCCGGCGCCAACCGCTACGTCGGAGCCGCGCCACCCGAGGGTCACGGACCGCACCGCTACTACGTCGTGGTGCACGCCGTCGACACCGATGCGCTCGACGTCGACGCGTCGGCGACACCGGCCTTCCTGGGCTTCAACCTGTTCTTCCACACGCTGGCTCGCGCGATGATCGTGCCGATCTACGAGGTCTGATCCCCAGCGCCGATCGCCCATGGCGCTGTCGCTCCATCGCCGCGCCAGCGACCGGCGAGCCGTTGCGCAT
Protein-coding sequences here:
- a CDS encoding YbhB/YbcL family Raf kinase inhibitor-like protein; protein product: MSQADAFPNPYEFLPDVPSFTVTSADVADGKTLPTPHVSGIMGAGGEDVSPPLEWSGFPEDTRSFAVTVYDPCAPTASGFWHWAVANIPGSVTSLPSGAGDDEGSGLPDGAVQLRNDAGANRYVGAAPPEGHGPHRYYVVVHAVDTDALDVDASATPAFLGFNLFFHTLARAMIVPIYEV